GTGTGGGTCATTGTTATCGTGGCAGTGGGGAATAGGGGGAGGGAGAGTAGCTGTTAGGCCTGAATAGTTAAAATGGCAGCCATTTGTTTGAGTATTCTCCATAAAATGTCAATAAGTGAGGATAAAGAGGGAAGACTCCATGCCTTCCTGTTTGCCACATACCCATTTTCTTTTTCTCCAGCGTGAGTGTATTTCTATGCATGTGGGCCAAGCTGGAGCCCAAATGGGCAATGCATGCTGGGAGCTGTATTGTCTGGAGCATGGAATCCAGCCTGATGGACAGATGCCCTCCGACAAAACAGTTGGAGGTGGAGATGACTCATTCAACACCTTCTTCAGTGAGACTGGAGCAGGAAAGCATGTTCCCCGGGCCATCTTTGTTGACCTGGAACCCACTGTCATAGGTTAGTGGTTAAAAGAGGAAATTTGCTGTTGTATTAAACAtgagatattaaagcaaacattTTTGTCTTAAACAGATGAGGTGCGTACAGGAACTTACCGTCAGCTGTTCCATCCTGAGCAGCTGATCACAGGAAAAGAAGATGCTGCAAACAACTACGCCCGTGGACACTACACCATAGGAAAGGAGATCATAGATCTGGTTCTTGACAGGACGCGTAAACTGGTGAGAATAGAACTCGTACAAAGCAGTATATAAAATTAGCTTTAACTTGTATATTTAAATTGACCATTTGATTTCTTTCAGGCTGATCAGTGCACTGGCCTGCAGGGTTTCCTTATTTTCCACTCCTTCGGTGGAGGCACTGGCTCTGGATTCACCTCCCTGTTGATGGAGAGACTCTCTGTTGATTATGGGAAAAAGTCAAAGCTTGAGTTTGCCGTTTACCCAGCTCCTCAGGTTTCTACAGCAGTAGTTGAACCCTACAACTCCATCTTGACCACCCACACCACCTTGGAGCACTCCGACTGTGCCTTCATGGTGGATAATGAGGCCATCTACGATATCTGCCGTAGGAACCTGGATATTGAGAGGCCGACCTACACCAACCTGAACAGGCTGATTGGCCAGATCGTCTCTTCAATCACTGCTTCACTTCGCTTTGATGGAGCTCTGAATGTTGACCTGACGGAGTTCCAGACCAACTTGGTGCCTTATCCTCGTATCCACTTCCCTCTGACCACCTATGCTCCAGTTATCTCAGCTGAGAAGGCCTACCATGAGCAGCTGTCTGTGGCTGACATCACCAATGCTTGCTTTGAaccagccaatcagatggttAAGTGTGATCCTCGCCATGGTAAATACATGGCCTGCTGTATGCTGTATCGTGGTGATGTCGTTCCCAAAGATGTCAACTCGGCTATTGCTGCCATCAAGACCAAACGCAGCATCCAGTTTGTGGACTGGTGTCCCACAGGCTTCAAGGTAGGCATCAACTACCAGCCTCCAACTGTGGTTCCTGGTGGAGATCTGGCCAAAGTACAGAGAGCTGTGTGCATGTTGAGCAACACAACAGCCATCGCTGAGGCCTGGGCCCGCCTCGATCACAAATTTGATCTGATGTATGCCAAGAGGGCCTTTGTCCACTGGTATGTTGGAGAGGGAATGGAAGAAGGAGAGTTCTCAGAGGCCAGAGAAGATATGGCTGCCCTTGAGAAGGATTATGAAGAGGTTGGCACTGACAGCATtggagaggaggaggatgaagagggagAAGAATACTGAGCAGTTTAGCA
This Nothobranchius furzeri strain GRZ-AD chromosome 16, NfurGRZ-RIMD1, whole genome shotgun sequence DNA region includes the following protein-coding sequences:
- the LOC107387629 gene encoding tubulin alpha chain produces the protein MNHVTSLFCWPRPFTPLSIKAAARRFPALLLSESSRLFVGQADKMRECISMHVGQAGAQMGNACWELYCLEHGIQPDGQMPSDKTVGGGDDSFNTFFSETGAGKHVPRAIFVDLEPTVIDEVRTGTYRQLFHPEQLITGKEDAANNYARGHYTIGKEIIDLVLDRTRKLADQCTGLQGFLIFHSFGGGTGSGFTSLLMERLSVDYGKKSKLEFAVYPAPQVSTAVVEPYNSILTTHTTLEHSDCAFMVDNEAIYDICRRNLDIERPTYTNLNRLIGQIVSSITASLRFDGALNVDLTEFQTNLVPYPRIHFPLTTYAPVISAEKAYHEQLSVADITNACFEPANQMVKCDPRHGKYMACCMLYRGDVVPKDVNSAIAAIKTKRSIQFVDWCPTGFKVGINYQPPTVVPGGDLAKVQRAVCMLSNTTAIAEAWARLDHKFDLMYAKRAFVHWYVGEGMEEGEFSEAREDMAALEKDYEEVGTDSIGEEEDEEGEEY